A genome region from Fibrobacter sp. includes the following:
- a CDS encoding SDR family oxidoreductase: MKRNFLITGATGTVAREMIKLMISQGICVRIGVRDVVKATQLDTAGCPVVLFDYNKPETFQEAFENINGLFLATPISIPRIDELLIPALDTAKRMGVDQIVSLGSIGSELNQTPLSIAEKCVQSCGIDYTILRPNILMQNFGNLAGSFIKSSSLLHLPANRARVSFVDGRDVAEAAANSLMDSSFRNRIFVLTGKKALDHYQIAHILSKVSGKTVTYIPVSHNDAKREFLRAGWSEDAADIMIGLYEIARKGWCEEVRPDLAEILKREPRTFEEYAWDYRELWV; encoded by the coding sequence ATGAAGAGGAATTTCCTGATCACCGGTGCCACCGGCACAGTAGCAAGGGAAATGATAAAACTGATGATCTCGCAAGGTATCTGTGTCAGGATCGGTGTACGCGATGTAGTGAAAGCGACTCAGTTGGACACCGCAGGGTGTCCGGTAGTGTTATTTGATTACAATAAGCCTGAGACATTTCAGGAAGCATTTGAGAATATTAACGGCCTTTTTCTGGCTACACCGATCTCCATCCCCAGGATTGATGAACTTCTGATACCCGCCCTGGATACAGCGAAGCGAATGGGAGTAGATCAGATTGTGAGCCTCGGCTCAATAGGAAGTGAATTAAACCAGACCCCTCTTTCTATTGCAGAGAAATGCGTTCAGTCCTGCGGAATCGATTATACGATACTTCGTCCAAACATTCTCATGCAGAATTTCGGGAATCTGGCCGGTTCCTTCATTAAATCAAGCAGCCTGCTTCATCTGCCGGCAAACAGGGCGCGGGTAAGTTTTGTTGATGGTAGAGATGTTGCGGAAGCAGCGGCAAACAGTCTGATGGATTCATCTTTCAGAAACCGCATATTTGTGCTTACCGGAAAGAAAGCACTTGATCATTACCAGATCGCTCACATTCTTTCCAAAGTTTCAGGAAAAACTGTCACCTATATTCCTGTTTCACACAATGATGCCAAAAGGGAGTTCTTGAGGGCGGGATGGTCAGAGGATGCAGCAGACATAATGATTGGATTATATGAAATTGCAAGAAAAGGCTGGTGTGAGGAGGTGCGGC